One genomic segment of Plasmodium cynomolgi strain B DNA, chromosome 14, whole genome shotgun sequence includes these proteins:
- a CDS encoding hypothetical protein (putative), which translates to MNIVSAIVVAITGCLLLMGITESKGPAIELKNNYIEGTIKANLNVLADCTVYLDSDIYKKPNKNGKFIFTNVKEGTYNMFVNHPYIEFSKYQVNVKKSVTKNNDKIYVVQAYEQISPFEKSNLMVTNIVFEAKKVYDFLMPQKNFYFFNLFKSPIFLIFLFFIILMSVLPQMQKISESASEESIGPATYKSNFVESLK; encoded by the coding sequence ATGAATATAGTGAGCGCCATCGTGGTGGCTATAACAGGCTGCCTACTCTTAATGGGGATAACTGAAAGCAAAGGACCTGCCATTGAATTGAAGAACAACTACATAGAAGGCACAATTAAAGCGAATCTGAACGTCTTGGCAGATTGTACCGTGTACCTCGATTCAGACATATATAAGAagccaaataaaaatgggaaatttatttttacaaacgtAAAGGAAGGAACGTACAACATGTTTGTTAATCATCCATACATTGAATTTAGCAAGTACCaagtaaatgtaaaaaaaagcgtcACGAAAAATAATGACAAGATTTACGTTGTCCAAGCATATGAGCAGATATCTCCTTTTGAAAAGAGCAACTTGATGGTTACTAACATCGTTTTTGAGGCAAAGAAGGTGTATGATTTTTTGATGCCCcaaaagaatttttatttttttaatttgtttaagagtcccatttttttaattttcctcttcttcataattttgatGAGTGTGCTGCCACAAATGCAGAAAATCTCCGAGTCTGCCAGTGAGGAGTCCATCGGCCCGGCTACGTACAAGTCGAACTTTGTGGAGTCCCTCAAGTga
- a CDS encoding small GTPase Rab5b (putative), with the protein MGCASSSQRPTSTRNINIATSASEQQKKNDTKVKIVLLGDSGVGKSSIALYLCHGRFSDKHQVTIGAAFLHHTIELKNGATMKLHIWDTGGQERFRSMAPLYYRDAYGAVVVYDSNNVESFNSLKYWINEIKSNGPRNCCIMVVANKKDLPQKLNSEMVMKFCEQENVSFIECSAKTGENINTLFEKIASRIYLRFKEVLYYNGP; encoded by the exons ATGGGATGCGCATCAAGTTCACAAAGACCAACATCGACCAGAAACATCAACATTGCGACGTCTGCGTcggagcagcaaaaaaaaaacgatacaAAAGTGAAGATTGTTTTATTAGGGGACAGTGGAGTTGGGAAATCGAGTATCGCCCTATATTTGTGCCACGGTCGTTTTTCCGATAAGCACCAGGTGACAATAGGAGCTGCCTTTCTGCACCACACTATTGAGCTTAAAAATG GAGCCACTATGAAACTGCACATTTGGGATACCGGAGGGCAGGAGCGATTTCGGTCCATGGCACCTCTGTACTATCGTGATGCCTACGGGGCGGTAGTCGTGTATGACTCGAA CAATGTGGAATCCTTCAACTCGCTCAAGTACTGgattaatgaaataaagtCGAATGGACCGCGAAATTGTTGCATCATGGTGGtcgcaaataaaaaggacCTTCCACAAAAGCTGAATTCGGag ATGGTGATGAAGTTCTGCGAACAAGAAAATGTGTCCTTTATAGAATGCTCCGCGaag ACCGGTGAGAATATTAACaccctttttgaaaaaatag CAAGCCGCATTTATTTGAGATTCAAAGAAGTGTTATATTACAATGGCCCATAA
- a CDS encoding RNA binding protein (putative) codes for MAFTHLCGVQATQRPSTINTFLTKAQHDITLTAADTRIFIKNIKTGVTIDQFKNSLEQYGAMQVYFYEPGTNDDGWAWVGFETKEAAQRVVEESEKARELEEANNQNSENDDNGENGENNENNPKDEENERGDSNSFYAENDDENQQNEEEDEDSDDY; via the coding sequence atggccTTTACACACCTCTGCGGGGTCCAGGCAACCCAAAGACCCTCCACCATCAACACCTTCCTGACCAAGGCTCAACATGACATCACCCTAACTGCAGCTGACACCagaatttttataaagaacATAAAAACAGGCGTGACCATTGATCAGTTTAAAAATTCCCTTGAGCAGTACGGAGCCATGCAAGTTTACTTTTACGAACCTGGAACTAATGATGACGGCTGGGCCTGGGTTGGATTTGAGACTAAGGAAGCTGCCCAAAGAGTTGTCGAAGAATCCGAAAAGGCAAGAGAGCTGGAAGAGGcaaataatcaaaatagCGAGAATGACGACAATGGTGAAAACGGTGAGAATAACGAAAATAACCCAAAGGACGAAGAAAATGAACGCGGAGATTCAAACAGCTTTTACGCTGAAAATGATGATGAAAATCAACAgaacgaggaggaagatgaAGACAGCGACGattattaa
- a CDS encoding protein phenyltransferase (putative): MEDLKSILWSIEELIYLSPENDAFYEKEETYITTKLTDLCRSHAEEAPTKASGVDCQAEELTSQVRNFFHFLKLIKAANHKECIVDPWVRDIFQFIFDTLKNDSINSISQVKKELFCYISREKVDIEKRWRPKEEEQSEGLNGNKDFFFLVCFTFLHEIKILLCCYAFLNMFVQYNWTGPPPPTRDNEKEKVQTSQICHEDNHFCQFIQTMKIKNEEFLNSCLEFLSLEGEIIYAHCELMNAFCLSVILLDLVNNFNQTDQPIMCSNEYSYFEEGTPKRVGEKSQDDNSSTPQMTCVSEKEHPVGGNQKEEKKKQYNETKLLHFVRSKYLWKARICFIWQRLFASSSNDWFYSLKIHVVDIPLRIFKNVKLLTSDFELIDQEINVIGQVPEIFAHLKENEKDLQNCDLFCENYMTQNFQICVLSNFSIYLAFYNYAYAYQKVLDVLAEMSQFSYSFTGRMGIKRKYQKIPATILVLKAKRGQEEDNTSVVLKEIEPLSEYDILRSDYRIIDDEKGSEALGGCRDTERGDPHKEESEKREDGAGEAASSSLATSQKVTMEECEEGSSYVGEKKMDEISPKVEKLGEEHIDKMTCTKKEEQNGEEIDQKGQKSTDHYASRIGEEESPERCTSAGGETPTNIDTDECSPNREEQGKRDSNGKVMWKLKDLDPDTDILEEPYFMDSQNNYFKILTFDEQITLINFCYSMIRFNPHYDEIKFEKLSAVIARCLKCYDVNVESKKEHQNRIKNRDNNLLQIKYQNWLLHSCILWYKCKCETFRLKTVDRAAAQLNELLKETYDMKPHGGERVKFLFDVFYPTTWELKKEIGNVMVKTGSVVCTIRVVNI; the protein is encoded by the exons ATGGAAGACTTGAAATCCATCCTGTGGTCTATAGAAGAGCTGATTTACCTCAGTCCAGAAAATGATGCATTTtacgaaaaagaagagactTATATAACGACAAAACTGACTGATTTGTGTAGGAGCCATGCAGAAGAAGCGCCAACAAAAGCGAGTGGAGTAGACTGCCAAGCAGAAGAGTTAACATCTCAAGTTAGaaacttcttccactttttaaaGTTGATTAAAGCAGCGAATCATAAGGAGTGCATCGTTGACCCATGGGTACGAGACATATTTCAGTTCATTTTTGATACGCTTAAAAATGACAGCATCAACAGTATTAGCcaggtgaagaaggaattATTCTGTTATATTTCTCGCGAAAAGGTAGATATAGAGAAGAGATGGCGCCccaaggaggaggaacaaagTGAAGGTCTGAATGGAaataaagattttttttttctggtttGCTTTACATTCCTTCACGAAATAAAGATTCTCCTCTGCTGCTACGCATTTTTGAATATGTTCGTGCAGTACAACTGGACGGGGCCTCCACCCCCCACGAGGGacaacgaaaaggaaaaagtgcaaaCATCACAGATATGCCATGAAGACAAtcatttttgccaatttaTCCAAacgatgaaaataaaaaatgaagagttTTTAAATTCATGTTTGGAATTTTTATCGCTTGAAGGAGAGATCATATATGCCCACTGTGAGTTGATGAATGCCTTCTGTTTATCCGTAATTTTGCTAGATCTagtaaacaattttaatcaAACCGATCAGCCGATTATGTGCTCAAATGAGTATAGCTACTTCGAGGAGGGGACACCAAAAAGGGTGGGAGAAAAATCTCAAGATGATAATTCTTCCACGCCGCAGATGACTTGTGTGTCTGAGAAGGAACATCCAGTTGGGGGGAAccaaaaagaagagaaaaaaaaacagtacaATGAGACGAAGCTTTTACACTTTGTTAGAAGCAAATATTTGTGGAAAGCCAGAATCTGCTTCATATGGCAGAGACTGTTTGCTTCATCTAGCAACGACTGGTTTTATTCCTTGAAAATCCACGTAGTGGACATTCCACTTaggatatttaaaaatgtgaaactACTCACCAGCGATTTTGAACTAATTGATCAAGAAATAAATGTCATTGGACAAGTACCAGAaatttttgcccatttgaaagaaaatgaaaaggactTGCAAAATTGCGACctcttttgtgaaaattacaTGACGCAAAATTTTCAGATTTGTGTCTTATctaatttttccatatacTTGGCCTTCTACAATTATGCATATGCGTACCAGAAGGTACTGGACGTTCTTGCGGAGATGAGTCAGTTTAGCTACTCCTTTACCGGAAGAATGGGAATAAAGAGAAAGTACCAGAAAATACCTGCCACCATTTTAGTGTTGAAGGCGAAAAGGGGACAGGAGGAGGACAACACTTCTGTAGTTTTGAAAGAAATAGAGCCTCTCAGTGAGTACGACATATTGAGGAGTGACTACCGAATTATTGATGATGAGAAGGGAAGCGAAGCGCTTGGTGGATGTAGAGATACCGAGCGGGGGGATCCCCATAAGGAGGAAAGTGAAAAGAGGGAAGACGGTGCAGGTGAGGCAGCTTCATCCAGTCTAGCCACTTCGCAAAAGGTGACTATGGAAGAGTGCGAGGAGGGAAGCTCCTACgttggcgaaaaaaaaatggatgaaatAAGCCCAAAGGTAGAAAAATTGGGAGAAGAACATATAGACAAAATGacatgtacaaaaaaggaagaacaaaatggggaagagaTTGACCAAAAGGGACAGAAGTCGACGGATCATTATGCCAGTCGTATTGGGGAAGAAGAATCCCCCGAAAGGTGCACCTCCGCGGGAGGCGAAACCCCCACCAACATTGACACAGATGAATGCTCACCAAATAGGGAAGAACAGGGTAAAAGAGACTCAAACGGAAAAGTTATGTGGAAATTAAAAGACCTCGACCCAGATACAGATATATTAGAAGAGCCATACTTTATGGATTCACAAAAtaactattttaaaatattaacattTGATGAACAGATAACCTTGATCAATTTCTGCTACTCCATGATTAGATTCAATCCACATTACGACGAAATAAAATTCGAGAAGTTAAGTGCAGTTATAGCTAGGTGCCTCAAATGCTATGATGTAAATGTGGAATCGAAGAAGGAGCACCAAAATAGGATAAAAAATAGAGACAACAATTTGTTACAGATAAAATATCAGAATTGGCTACTGCACTCGTGTATTCTATGGTATAAGTGCAAATGTGAAACGTTTCGATTGAAGACCGTAGATAGGGCTGCCGCGCAGCTAAATGAATTACTGAAAGAGACATACGATATGAAACCACACGGGGGAGAAAGGgtaaaattcctttttgatGTGTTCTATCCAACCACTTgggaattgaaaaaagaaataggaAATGTTATGGTGAAAACTGGATCCGTAGT ATGTACAATCCGTGTTGTGAATATTTAG
- a CDS encoding 30S ribosomal protein S15 (putative), giving the protein MNILSRAFKRNNLHVLPLKDHEVPFIRCAKRYESRVKAHRYTGITAVKTHAQKTEWYLKAERDFLAERNQIPNGFIGLWQYDDIKHLRKNIINMLHLNCANSKQLHKYKKLCIRRCLQRRPFDTGSAPVQIGCLTEKILNLRAHLILRCKDHPKKRTMSIWLARRQKLMKYLYKTDFELYKHTCNLLKIKCILFAIPDSRDRSKAINAAAVDGDRCKFLIRQKLWKGKYRPRPMKDPKGQTIRYTRHPIEQPPSDYSLPKEYKPQFSNSWPYGVKENYQKGIYTVYNPTAPGLGYCPVPMLF; this is encoded by the coding sequence atgaacatccTCAGTAGAGCGTTTAAACGAAATAACCTGCACGTACTACCACTCAAGGATCACGAGGTACCATTCATTAGATGCGCAAAACGATATGAATCCAGAGTGAAGGCCCATAGATATACAGGTATAACTGCCGTAAAAACGCATGCCCAGAAAACGGAGTGGTATTTAAAGGCTGAAAGAGATTTCCTAGCGGAACGGAATCAAATACCAAACGGGTTCATAGGCCTATGGCAATACGATGACATAAAGCAcctaagaaaaaatatcataaatatGCTACATCTGAATTGTGCGAACAGTAAAcaattacataaatataaaaagttgTGTATAAGACGATGTCTGCAGAGAAGACCATTCGATACTGGAAGTGCACCTGTTCAAATTGGATGCTTAACGGAAAAGATCCTAAATTTAAGGGCTCACTTAATTCTCAGATGTAAGGatcatccaaaaaaaagaaccatgtccatttggctagctagaagacaaaaattaatgaagtACCTATACAAAACAGATTTCGAATTATACAAACATACATGCAATTtgctaaaaattaaatgcatATTATTTGCCATCCCAGATTCAAGAGATCGATCCAAAGCAATCAATGCTGCTGCTGTGGATGGAGATAGATGTAAATTTCTAATTAGGCAGAAATTATGGAAAGGCAAATATAGACCTAGACCTATGAAAGATCCCAAAGGACAAACTATTAGATACACCAGACACCCCATAGAGCAACCTCCATCCGATTATTCACTTCCCAAGGAGTATAAGCCGCAGTTTTCAAATTCGTGGCCCTATGGTGTTAaggaaaattatcaaaaaggGATCTACACTGTTTATAATCCCACGGCTCCTGGGTTGGGTTACTGTCCCGTCCCTATGCTCTTTTAG
- a CDS encoding hypothetical protein (putative) codes for MNNLKNMKILYRHILSEASKFENINYSVYFKNKAKDTFREFFSSNHVNHSDEELKAFEKDCREYLNMLRRQTVVHNMYHVDKPLVTK; via the exons ATGAATAatctaaaaaatatgaaaattcttTATCGCCACATCCTAAGTGAAGCCTCCAAATTTGAAAACATAAACTACAGTGTCTACTTCAAGAACAAG GCCAAGGATACCTTCCGAGAATTTTTTAGCAGCAACCATGTGAACCACAGCGATGAAGAACTGAAGGCGTTTGAGAAGGACTGCCGGGAATACCTTAACATGCTTAGGAGACAAACGGTGGTGCATAACATGTACCACGTGGATAAGCCCCTGGTGactaaatga
- a CDS encoding hypothetical protein (putative): MELQQQIQENLNKKKNKIYGNVQERNNIENEEELLKQKKLLKEFQEQIELKNKKKQIEKKKELEEELKNQEYIKQKEEKIKNLQKKKQEKCLEKQRVVNELAHKEYLISKEKETLDELLNKVYIEEHDFKEKQKEIKENEKKLQLKNEMLKQLEIDIQLKEQKRQKEKEDDEKRKIELLEEKKKLDKIDQYTDKKRKEKLLQYRKEIYDTFQQKKDAVKNERLQEEIEKNKLLEEQKEYEELINKEKMKLLQKYSKDILENLPEDVYDSLKKKNIIT; this comes from the exons ATGGAATTACAACAACAAATACAAGAAAATCtgaacaagaagaaaaacaaaatttatggAAATGTACAAGAAAGAAACAACATCGAAAAT gaagaagaattgttaaagcaaaaaaagctACTAAAAGAATTTCAAGAACAAATtgaattgaaaaataaaaaaaaacaaattgaaaaaaaaaaagaattggaaGAGGAACTAAAAAATCAAGAATATATTaaacagaaggaagaaaaaattaaaaacttacaaaaaaaaaaacaagaaaaatgtcTAGAGAAACAAAGAGTTGTCAACGAATTGGCACATAAAGAATATCTCAtaagtaaagaaaaagaaactctCGACGAGCTCCTAAATAAAGTGTACATTGAAGAACACGACtttaaggaaaaacaaaaagaaattaaagaaaatgaaaaaaaattacaactcaaaaatgaaatgctaAAACAACTCGAAATTGACATCCAAttaaaggaacaaaaaagacaaaaggaaaaagaagatgacgaaaaaagaaaaattgaactacttgaagaaaaaaaaaaattagataaAATTGATCAATAcactgataaaaaaaggaaagaaaaactatTACAATATAGGAAAGAAATATACGACACCTtccaacagaaaaaagacGCAGTCAAAAACGAGCGCTTACAGGAAGAAATCGAAAAGAACAAACTTCTCgaggagcagaaggagtACGAGGAACTCATAAACAAGGAGAAGATGAAGCTACTCCAGAAATACAGCAAagacattttggaaaacctCCCTGAAGATGTCTACGACAGcttgaaaaagaagaacatcATTACGTAG
- a CDS encoding WD domain G-beta repeat domain containing protein (putative) → MANNLNVAAPDVIRLILQYLKENNLMRSFYVLQEESNVKLNAVSNVDLLIRDIHKGDWKNVLYNITTIELSDETLINLYEQLICELIEYKENELAEKIMSECIIFKKMKKMYGEKYHKLEDLLSMNSMALKWQNHHNLIKKNKENNNFDIFRNLEKNESIGIDVYPERILKSISFGKESNVECCICSYTHDYLITGSSDGFIEIWSWLTGQLNSDLTYQYNNNIMMHDNPIVSLCISKDDEILISADSKGLIKIWKIKTGSCLRSINAHTNAVTSVHFNNDQTQILTSSYDLSVKIFGLKSLKCLKEFRKHSTVVHSSVYSLDNSKVICGTEEGKIFIYNQKTCECITSFYVYYNIKDNINFPSVHTITLLTKTLDELILVCSKSPYCYLMNFKGQIIKTYTYLADKVEEENPVHFVSACLSPNSKYVYCLAENQYLYCFNYSTAKLETQLKVLEEDALGVLHHTSQDLMATWALDGTLNVIQ, encoded by the exons ATGGCGAACAACCTGAACGTGGCAGCCCCAGACGTCATACGACTGATCCTGCAATActtgaaggaaaataacTTAATGAGATCCTTTTACGTTTTGCAAGAAGAAAGCAATGTAAAGCTAAACGCAGTAAGCAACGTTGACTTGCTGATAAGAGACATACACAAAGGAGATTGGAAAAATGTGCTATACAATATAACGACAATTGAGCTATCTGACGAAACACTCATAAATTTGTATGAACAGCTAATATGCGAACTTATagaatataaagaaaatgagCTAGCCGAAAAGATAATGAGTGAAtgcattatatttaaaaaaatgaaaaaaatgtatggagaaaaatatcacAAATTGGAGGATCTGCTCAGTATGAACA GTATGGCATTAAAATGGCAGAATCATCACAaccttataaaaaaaaataaagaaaataacaattttgatATCTTTagaaatttagaaaaaaacgaatccATAGGTATAGATGTGTACCCAGAAAGAATTCTAAAAAGTATAAGTTTTGGAAAAGAATCGAATGTAGAATGTTGTATATGTTCGTACACCCACGATTACTTAATTACGGGTTCATCTGATGGGTTCATAGAAATATGGAGTTGGCTAACTGGGCAGCTAAACAGCGATTTAACATACCagtataataataacatcATGATGCATGACAATCCGATTGTTTCTCTATGCATTAGTAAGGAtgatgaaattttaattagTGCCGATTCTAAGGGGTTAAtcaaaatatggaaaataaaaacgggTTCCTGTCTAAGATCTATTAATGCACATACGAATGCAGTGACATCTgttcattttaataatgatCAAACACAAATCTTAACATCATCATATGACCTTtctgttaaaatttttggattAAAATCATTGAAATGTTTAAAAGAGTTTAGAAAACACTCTACTGTTGTCCACTCATCTGTGTACTCTTTAGATAATTCAAAAGTCATATGTGGcacagaagaaggaaaaatatttatatataatcagAAAACTTGTGAGTGTATTACttcattttatgtatattacaatataaaggataatataaatttcccCTCTGTCCATACCATTACTTTGTTGACAAAAACGCTCGATGAACTTATCCTAGTATGCTCTAAATCGCCCTATTGCTACCTTATGAATTTTAAAGGACAGATTATTAAGACTTATACTTATTTAGCAGACaaggtggaggaagaaaacccTGTGCACTTTGTCTCTGCGTGCCTCTCCCCCAATTCTAAATATGTCTACTGTTTGGCGGAAAACCAGTACCTTTATTGCTTTAATTATAGCACCGCCAAGCTGGAGACGCAACTCAAGGTCCTCGAGGAAGACGCACTTGGGGTGCTCCATCACACTAGCCAGGATCTCATGGCCACCTGGGCGCTAGACGGCACGCTCAACGTGATACAGTAG